One Cellulomonas sp. NS3 genomic region harbors:
- a CDS encoding glycoside hydrolase family 2 protein, which translates to MITQDLHEGWTLRAAGGPVPDAIAGRTVPASVPGSAHTDLLAAGLIPDPYLDRNEAELVWAHRADWQYDLTFATQEPAPDERVDLVFEGLDTVATVSLDGTVVARTANQHRSYRVDVRGGLVSGEHALSVHFRSALEHAEAERERLGARPAAYDHPFNMVRKMACSFGWDWGPDLQTAGIWKPVRLERWRTARLAQVRPLVTVDPTGTGRVAVHVDVERSGLAGSRDAELVVRATVHGAEATVTLEAGATTAVVHLEVPEAPLWWPAGHGAQPLSDLDVTLDVADSGGAPGGVALGAPLDTWHRRIGFRTVELDTSADESGTAFTFRINGRPVFVKGANWIPDDHFLTRITRERIARRVDQALGAHLNLLRVWGGGIYETEDFYDVCDEKGILVWQDFLLACSAYPEEDPHWSELEAEARENVARLTPHPSLVLWNGGNENLWGFMDWGWQEKLEGRTWGHRYYTELFPRVVAELDPTRPYSDGSPYSPGFALDVVHPNDPDHGTHHEWEVWNRVDYAAYRADVPRFCSEFGFQGPPTWSTLQRAVRNPDGAPLAKTDPVFLLHQKAEDGNGKLDRGLAPHLGVPEAFADWHWATQLNQARAVAYAIEHYRSWWPRTAGAVVWQLNDCWPVTSWAAVDGDERPKPLWYALRNANAPRLLTVQQRDGHDALVAVNDTGDLWHATMHVSRQRLDGTTLAEATMDVRVGARSVTALPLPADLAAPGDPAAEVLVARLDGVTTVHTWVEDVDLALDPAPLEATVTGVEGGYRVDVVARSLARDVTILADRVDPAATVDEALVTLPAGGRASFRVRTSARLSAADLTDPAVLRTANDLAPLRAAVRTPA; encoded by the coding sequence ATGATCACGCAGGACCTTCACGAGGGTTGGACGCTCCGCGCGGCAGGCGGCCCCGTCCCCGACGCGATCGCGGGCCGGACGGTCCCCGCGTCCGTCCCGGGCAGCGCGCACACCGACCTCCTCGCCGCGGGCCTGATCCCGGACCCGTACCTCGACCGCAACGAGGCCGAGCTCGTCTGGGCGCACCGGGCCGACTGGCAGTACGACCTGACGTTCGCGACGCAGGAGCCGGCGCCCGACGAGCGCGTGGACCTGGTCTTCGAGGGCCTCGACACGGTCGCCACCGTCTCGCTCGACGGCACCGTCGTCGCCCGCACCGCGAACCAGCACCGCTCCTACCGCGTCGACGTGCGCGGGGGCCTGGTGTCGGGTGAGCACGCGCTGTCCGTGCACTTCCGGTCGGCGCTCGAGCACGCCGAGGCCGAGCGTGAGCGGCTCGGCGCGCGGCCCGCCGCGTACGACCACCCGTTCAACATGGTCCGGAAGATGGCGTGCAGCTTCGGCTGGGACTGGGGCCCGGACCTGCAGACCGCCGGGATCTGGAAGCCGGTGCGGCTCGAGCGGTGGCGCACCGCGCGGCTCGCGCAGGTCCGCCCCCTCGTCACCGTCGACCCCACGGGCACCGGGCGCGTCGCCGTGCACGTCGACGTCGAGCGCTCGGGCCTCGCCGGGTCGCGCGACGCGGAGCTCGTGGTCCGGGCGACGGTGCACGGCGCCGAGGCGACCGTGACCCTCGAGGCCGGCGCGACCACGGCGGTCGTCCACCTGGAGGTGCCGGAGGCGCCGCTGTGGTGGCCCGCCGGTCACGGCGCGCAGCCGCTGAGCGACCTCGACGTCACGCTCGACGTCGCCGACTCCGGCGGCGCCCCGGGCGGCGTGGCGCTCGGCGCCCCGCTCGACACCTGGCACCGGCGCATCGGCTTCCGCACCGTCGAGCTCGACACCTCGGCCGACGAGAGCGGGACGGCCTTCACGTTCCGGATCAACGGCCGCCCGGTCTTTGTCAAGGGCGCCAACTGGATCCCCGACGACCACTTCCTCACCCGCATCACCCGCGAACGCATCGCCCGCCGCGTCGACCAGGCTCTCGGCGCGCACCTCAACCTGCTGCGCGTGTGGGGTGGCGGGATCTACGAGACCGAGGACTTCTACGACGTCTGCGACGAGAAGGGGATCCTCGTCTGGCAGGACTTCCTGCTCGCGTGCTCCGCCTACCCGGAGGAGGACCCGCACTGGTCCGAGCTCGAGGCGGAGGCCCGCGAGAACGTCGCGCGCCTGACCCCGCACCCCTCGCTCGTGCTGTGGAACGGCGGCAACGAGAACCTCTGGGGCTTCATGGACTGGGGCTGGCAGGAGAAGCTCGAGGGCCGCACGTGGGGCCACCGCTACTACACCGAGCTCTTCCCGCGCGTCGTCGCCGAGCTCGACCCGACGCGTCCGTACTCCGACGGCAGCCCGTACTCCCCCGGGTTCGCGCTCGACGTCGTGCACCCGAACGACCCCGACCACGGCACGCACCACGAGTGGGAGGTGTGGAACCGGGTCGACTACGCCGCGTACCGGGCGGACGTCCCGCGGTTCTGCTCGGAGTTCGGGTTCCAGGGACCGCCGACGTGGTCGACGCTGCAGCGCGCGGTCCGCAACCCCGACGGCGCGCCGCTCGCCAAGACCGACCCCGTCTTCCTGCTGCACCAGAAGGCGGAGGACGGCAACGGCAAGCTCGACCGCGGCCTCGCGCCGCACCTCGGTGTCCCCGAGGCCTTCGCCGACTGGCACTGGGCGACCCAGCTCAACCAGGCCCGCGCCGTCGCCTACGCGATCGAGCACTACCGCTCGTGGTGGCCGCGCACCGCCGGGGCGGTCGTGTGGCAGCTCAACGACTGCTGGCCGGTGACCTCGTGGGCCGCGGTCGACGGCGACGAGCGACCCAAGCCGCTCTGGTACGCGCTCCGCAACGCGAACGCGCCGCGCCTGCTCACCGTGCAGCAGCGCGACGGCCACGACGCGCTCGTCGCGGTCAACGACACCGGCGACCTGTGGCACGCGACGATGCACGTCTCGCGCCAGCGCCTCGACGGCACAACGCTCGCGGAGGCCACGATGGACGTCCGCGTCGGCGCGCGCTCGGTGACCGCGCTGCCGCTGCCCGCGGACCTCGCGGCCCCTGGCGACCCGGCCGCCGAGGTGCTGGTCGCCCGCCTCGACGGGGTCACGACCGTGCACACCTGGGTCGAGGACGTCGACCTCGCGCTCGACCCAGCACCGCTCGAGGCGACGGTGACGGGCGTCGAGGGCGGCTACCGGGTCGACGTGGTGGCCCGCTCGCTCGCCCGCGACGTGACGATCCTGGCCGACCGCGTCGACCCGGCGGCGACCGTCGACGAGGCGCTCGTGACGCTCCCGGCGGGCGGCCGTGCGTCGTTCCGGGTGCGCACCTCGGCCCGGCTCAGCGCCGCGGACCTGACGGACCCGGCGGTGCTGCGGACGGCGAACGACCTGGCACCCCTGCGAGCGGCCGTCCGGACGCCGGCCTGA
- a CDS encoding carbohydrate ABC transporter permease — protein sequence MSNVVRAEAAGTRIEAGQLPATARKPRGGWGWRGTPYVFLAVPLVLLVVFTYLPVVNMFWYSLTSWDGLDKTKEFVGLDNYVAVFTRPELFRVFYVSLYYFAASFVQMALALYFATILSFSTRFRNLFKGILFFPYLINGVAIALIFVFFFKPDGTLDSILALFGAENLQQQWLGNPDINNISLASTSVWRYMGLNFVLFLGAIQSIPGQLYEAAELDGASRFQQFRYIIAPSIKPIIGLSFILAISGSLAVFEIPFIMTGGANGTATFVIQTVDMAFESLKVGLGSAMAVILLVIVLVVTWVQRKVVPEEKVNLT from the coding sequence GTGAGCAACGTGGTCCGGGCGGAAGCCGCCGGGACGAGGATCGAGGCCGGCCAGCTGCCTGCCACCGCGAGGAAGCCGCGCGGCGGGTGGGGCTGGCGAGGGACACCGTACGTGTTCCTCGCCGTCCCGCTCGTCCTGCTGGTGGTGTTCACCTACCTGCCGGTGGTGAACATGTTCTGGTACTCGCTGACCTCGTGGGACGGGCTGGACAAGACCAAGGAGTTCGTGGGGCTCGACAACTACGTCGCGGTGTTCACGCGGCCCGAGCTGTTCCGGGTCTTCTACGTGAGCCTGTACTACTTCGCGGCGTCCTTCGTGCAGATGGCGCTCGCGCTGTACTTCGCGACGATCCTCAGCTTCAGCACCCGGTTCCGGAATCTGTTCAAGGGGATCCTGTTCTTCCCCTACCTGATCAACGGCGTCGCGATCGCCCTGATCTTCGTGTTCTTCTTCAAGCCGGACGGGACGCTCGACTCGATCCTGGCGCTGTTCGGCGCGGAGAACCTGCAGCAGCAGTGGCTCGGCAACCCGGACATCAACAACATCTCGCTCGCGAGCACGTCCGTGTGGCGGTACATGGGCCTGAACTTCGTGCTGTTCCTCGGGGCGATCCAGTCTATCCCCGGCCAGCTGTACGAGGCCGCGGAGCTCGACGGGGCCAGCCGCTTCCAGCAGTTCCGCTACATCATCGCGCCGAGCATCAAGCCGATCATCGGCCTGTCGTTCATCCTGGCGATCTCCGGGAGCCTGGCGGTCTTCGAGATCCCGTTCATCATGACCGGCGGCGCGAACGGGACCGCGACGTTCGTCATCCAGACCGTGGACATGGCGTTCGAGAGCCTCAAGGTCGGCCTCGGCTCCGCGATGGCGGTCATCCTGCTCGTCATCGTCCTGGTCGTGACCTGGGTCCAGCGCAAGGTCGTCCCCGAGGAGAAGGTGAACCTGACGTGA
- a CDS encoding carbohydrate ABC transporter permease, translating to MSYVAKTAKYATLVLACLVTLLPISVIVMASLKTNQEFFTTGPFDAPGNWFNLENYVTAFTRGKMVQGFANTAFILLFSVAGTILIGTMAAYAIDRFEFRLKKTVIALFLLATLVPGVTTQVATFQIVNNLGLYNTRWAAIALFMGTDIVSIYIFVQFLRGIPKELDEAATLDGANHLTIYRRIILPLLKPAIATVVIIKGIAVYNEFYTPFLYMPGRDLGVISTSLFRFKGPFGGQWEVIAAGVIIVLIPTLLAFLALQKYIYNGFTSGATK from the coding sequence GTGAGCTACGTCGCCAAGACCGCCAAGTACGCGACGCTCGTCCTCGCGTGCCTCGTGACGCTCCTGCCCATCTCGGTGATCGTCATGGCGTCGCTCAAGACCAACCAGGAGTTCTTCACCACGGGCCCGTTCGACGCCCCGGGGAACTGGTTCAACCTCGAGAACTACGTGACGGCGTTCACGCGCGGCAAGATGGTGCAGGGCTTCGCCAACACCGCGTTCATCCTGCTGTTCTCGGTGGCCGGCACGATCCTCATCGGCACGATGGCCGCGTACGCGATCGACCGGTTCGAGTTCCGGCTCAAGAAGACCGTGATCGCGCTGTTCCTGCTGGCGACGCTCGTCCCGGGCGTCACGACGCAGGTCGCGACGTTCCAGATCGTCAACAACCTCGGCCTGTACAACACCCGGTGGGCCGCCATCGCGCTGTTCATGGGCACCGACATCGTGTCGATCTACATCTTCGTGCAGTTCCTGCGGGGCATCCCCAAGGAGCTCGACGAGGCGGCGACGCTCGACGGCGCGAACCACCTGACGATCTACCGGAGGATCATCCTGCCGCTGCTCAAGCCGGCGATCGCGACGGTGGTGATCATCAAGGGCATCGCGGTCTACAACGAGTTCTACACGCCGTTCCTGTACATGCCCGGCCGGGACCTCGGGGTCATCTCGACGTCGCTGTTCCGGTTCAAGGGCCCGTTCGGCGGGCAGTGGGAGGTCATCGCGGCGGGCGTGATCATCGTGCTGATACCGACGCTCCTCGCGTTCCTCGCGCTGCAGAAGTACATCTACAACGGGTTCACGTCGGGCGCGACGAAGTAG
- a CDS encoding ABC transporter substrate-binding protein, whose protein sequence is MFPHARRTRLLAVAAIASTVALTAACSGGGESAEANEDGTPSGDLLVLTWRTDLLEDGTFDEYAERFNEEYPDVDVEFEGLTDYEGEVRTRMNTDDYGDVLGVVGTVTPDQFPDFFEPLGDVEELETEYRFLRDKTFDGQAYGIPVVGNTQGIVYNKTVWEDAGITEPPTTPEDFVDALKAIKENDPEVVPLYTNYKDGWPLTQWEGHRGEITANPDYVNEMAQSDAPWTEGTDHYVIDSLLWDVVNQGLTEEDPTTTNWEESKSLLANGRIGSMVLGSWAIQQMQAAAEDAGTGADTIGYLPFPHQVDGTFYAAVGGDYNLAINKNSENKVAARAWIDWFNTESGYAEANGGLSPLKEGPTPDTLKDFEALGVEYLELTPAPAGKESLFADIDAESEVGTNTPDYRQRIVDAARGASGETKDQIFDDLNSEWAAGRAAVEG, encoded by the coding sequence ATGTTCCCTCACGCACGACGCACGCGACTGCTCGCCGTCGCCGCGATCGCCAGCACCGTCGCCCTGACCGCCGCCTGCTCGGGCGGCGGCGAGTCCGCCGAGGCCAACGAGGACGGCACCCCCTCCGGCGACCTCCTGGTCCTCACGTGGCGCACCGACCTCCTCGAGGACGGCACGTTCGACGAGTACGCGGAGCGGTTCAACGAGGAGTACCCCGACGTCGACGTCGAGTTCGAGGGCCTCACGGACTACGAGGGCGAGGTCCGCACCCGCATGAACACCGACGACTACGGGGACGTGCTCGGCGTCGTCGGCACCGTCACGCCCGACCAGTTCCCCGACTTCTTCGAGCCCCTCGGCGACGTCGAGGAGCTCGAGACGGAGTACCGGTTCCTGCGCGACAAGACGTTCGACGGCCAGGCGTACGGCATCCCGGTCGTCGGCAACACGCAGGGCATCGTCTACAACAAGACGGTCTGGGAGGACGCGGGGATCACCGAGCCGCCGACCACGCCCGAGGACTTCGTCGACGCGCTCAAGGCGATCAAGGAGAACGACCCCGAGGTCGTCCCGCTGTACACCAACTACAAGGACGGCTGGCCGCTCACGCAGTGGGAGGGCCACCGCGGCGAGATCACGGCCAACCCGGACTACGTGAACGAGATGGCGCAGTCCGACGCGCCGTGGACCGAGGGCACCGACCACTACGTCATCGACTCGCTGCTCTGGGACGTCGTCAACCAGGGCCTGACCGAGGAGGACCCGACCACGACGAACTGGGAGGAGTCCAAGAGCCTGCTCGCGAACGGCAGGATCGGCTCGATGGTGCTCGGGTCGTGGGCGATCCAGCAGATGCAGGCGGCCGCCGAGGACGCCGGCACCGGCGCGGACACGATCGGCTACCTGCCGTTCCCGCACCAGGTCGACGGCACGTTCTACGCCGCGGTCGGTGGCGACTACAACCTCGCGATCAACAAGAACTCGGAGAACAAGGTCGCGGCCCGCGCCTGGATCGACTGGTTCAACACCGAGTCCGGCTACGCCGAGGCGAACGGCGGCCTCTCGCCGCTCAAGGAGGGCCCGACGCCGGACACCCTCAAGGACTTCGAGGCCCTCGGCGTCGAGTACCTCGAGCTCACCCCGGCGCCCGCCGGCAAGGAGAGCCTGTTCGCGGACATCGACGCGGAGTCCGAGGTCGGCACCAACACCCCCGACTACCGCCAGCGGATCGTCGACGCCGCACGCGGCGCGTCGGGCGAGACCAAGGACCAGATCTTCGACGACCTGAACTCGGAGTGGGCGGCCGGTCGCGCCGCCGTCGAGGGCTGA
- a CDS encoding alpha-galactosidase encodes MDAAEALTLTFPPTGPPDGARDVRDRLVHLRAAGVGVVVDLGGVTLPRLLHWGADLGDLSGASLAALALASRPVPLGFPVDGEVEIAVLPEQSAGFLGTPGLTGHRDGADFSTAFRVLHAVLVGPGGFAGPARSGAAAEPDEGERPGGPSHATGSTLLVVEARDASAGLDLRLVLELTASGLVRQRARVTSTGEGTFTLDGLLLTLPVPARATELLDFTGRHLRERSPQRTGFTHGTRLRENRRGRTGYDAAFLLAAGTPGFGNRRGEVWGLHTAWSGNHRTLAERSHYNAGLLGGGELLLPGEVRLGAAESYTSPWVVGAYGRGLDDVSARFHRWFRERPHHPHSPRPVVANTWEAVYFEHDLGRLTALADAAAAVGVERFVLDDGWFGGRRDDTTSLGDWYVSADVWPDGLGPLVDHVRGLGMEFGLWVEPEMVNPDSDLARAHPEWMLQASDRLPRAARHQQVLDLAEPGAAAYILERLDALLTEYPIAYLKWDHNRDLVDAGHGPRRTAGVHEQTLAVYRLLDELRRRHPGVEIESCSSGGGRVDLEILERTDRVWTSDCIDALERQQIQRWTNLLVPLELLGAHVGSGAAHSTGRRHPLEFRAGTALFGHLGIEWDLREADEAQRAQLAGWIALYKELRGLLHTGTSVHADVADPAYAVHGVVAPDGADALFCVVATATSTQSPTGRLPLPGLDPGGLYHVRPQAPAHVVDGVASGYLHLPWWTPEGVTLPGRVLEDVGVEAPVLFSERLVLVRATRVG; translated from the coding sequence GTGGATGCCGCCGAGGCCCTGACCCTGACGTTCCCGCCCACCGGCCCGCCCGACGGCGCCCGCGACGTGCGCGACCGCCTCGTGCACCTGCGCGCCGCCGGGGTGGGCGTCGTCGTCGACCTCGGCGGCGTGACCCTGCCGCGGCTGCTGCACTGGGGCGCGGACCTGGGCGACCTCTCCGGGGCGTCGCTCGCCGCGCTCGCGCTCGCGTCGCGCCCGGTGCCGCTCGGCTTCCCGGTGGACGGGGAGGTCGAGATCGCCGTGCTGCCCGAGCAGTCCGCGGGGTTCCTGGGCACGCCCGGGCTGACGGGGCACCGGGACGGCGCGGACTTCTCGACGGCGTTCCGGGTCCTGCACGCGGTGCTCGTGGGACCCGGCGGGTTCGCCGGGCCGGCCAGGTCCGGTGCCGCCGCGGAGCCCGACGAGGGCGAGCGGCCCGGCGGGCCGAGCCACGCCACCGGGTCCACGCTGCTCGTGGTCGAGGCGCGCGACGCCTCCGCGGGCCTCGACCTCCGGCTCGTGCTCGAGCTCACCGCGTCCGGGCTCGTGCGCCAGCGCGCGCGTGTGACGAGCACGGGAGAGGGCACGTTCACGCTCGACGGGCTCCTGCTGACGCTGCCCGTCCCGGCCCGGGCGACCGAGCTGCTCGACTTCACGGGCCGGCACCTGCGCGAGCGCAGCCCGCAGCGCACCGGCTTCACGCACGGCACCCGGCTGCGCGAGAACCGCCGCGGGCGCACCGGGTACGACGCCGCGTTCCTGCTCGCCGCGGGCACGCCCGGGTTCGGCAACCGTCGCGGTGAGGTCTGGGGGCTGCACACCGCGTGGTCGGGCAACCACCGGACCCTCGCGGAGCGGAGCCACTACAACGCGGGGCTGCTCGGTGGGGGCGAGCTGCTGCTGCCCGGCGAGGTGCGGCTCGGCGCGGCGGAGAGCTACACGAGCCCGTGGGTGGTCGGCGCGTACGGCCGCGGGCTCGACGACGTCTCGGCCCGGTTCCACCGCTGGTTCCGCGAGCGCCCGCACCACCCGCACAGCCCGCGGCCCGTCGTGGCGAACACGTGGGAGGCCGTGTACTTCGAGCACGACCTCGGCCGGCTCACCGCGCTCGCGGACGCGGCCGCCGCCGTCGGGGTCGAGCGGTTCGTGCTCGACGACGGGTGGTTCGGCGGGCGCCGCGACGACACCACGAGCCTCGGTGACTGGTACGTGTCGGCCGACGTGTGGCCCGACGGGCTGGGTCCGCTCGTCGACCACGTGCGCGGCCTCGGCATGGAGTTCGGGCTGTGGGTCGAGCCCGAGATGGTCAATCCCGACTCCGACCTCGCGCGCGCCCACCCGGAGTGGATGCTGCAGGCGTCCGACCGGCTGCCGCGCGCCGCGCGCCACCAGCAGGTGCTCGACCTGGCCGAGCCCGGGGCGGCCGCGTACATCCTCGAACGCCTCGACGCGCTGCTCACCGAGTACCCGATCGCGTACCTCAAGTGGGACCACAACCGCGACCTCGTCGACGCCGGCCACGGGCCGCGGCGCACCGCCGGGGTGCACGAGCAGACGCTCGCCGTGTACCGCCTGCTCGACGAGCTGCGGCGGCGGCACCCCGGCGTCGAGATCGAGTCGTGCTCGTCGGGCGGCGGGCGCGTCGACCTCGAGATCCTCGAGCGGACCGACCGCGTCTGGACGAGCGACTGCATCGACGCGCTCGAGCGCCAGCAGATCCAGCGGTGGACCAACCTGCTCGTGCCGCTCGAGCTGCTCGGCGCGCACGTCGGCTCCGGTGCGGCGCACAGCACCGGTCGACGTCACCCGCTGGAGTTCCGGGCGGGGACGGCGCTGTTCGGGCACCTCGGCATCGAGTGGGACCTGCGCGAGGCCGACGAGGCGCAGCGCGCGCAGCTCGCGGGGTGGATCGCGCTGTACAAGGAGCTGCGGGGGCTGCTGCACACTGGCACGTCGGTGCACGCCGACGTCGCCGACCCGGCGTACGCGGTGCACGGCGTCGTCGCGCCCGACGGCGCGGACGCGCTGTTCTGCGTGGTCGCGACGGCGACGTCGACGCAGAGCCCGACGGGCCGGCTGCCGCTGCCCGGGCTCGACCCCGGCGGGCTGTACCACGTGCGGCCGCAGGCGCCGGCGCACGTCGTCGACGGCGTCGCGAGCGGGTACCTGCACCTGCCGTGGTGGACGCCCGAGGGCGTCACGCTGCCCGGGCGGGTGCTCGAGGACGTCGGCGTCGAGGCGCCCGTGCTGTTCTCCGAGCGGCTCGTGCTGGTCCGGGCCACGCGCGTGGGCTGA
- a CDS encoding LacI family DNA-binding transcriptional regulator codes for MKSRADAVGLVLARPARMLGLEPFFMELIAGIEETLAADGRSLLLHVVPDHEAEIRAYRRWGQGEMVDAVVVVNLVDDDPRLPVLLELGIPTVVVGGPRGDLPFSNVWIDNAQVTRDAVRHLVALGHRDIARVSGPHALAHTQDRTDAFVGECERLGVHGTVLEGDYTEASGTRATRALLGRRGAPSAIVYDNDVMAVAGLGVAGEMGVPVPERLSLLAWDDSALCRLAHPPLSAMSLDVHAMGTQVADCVLNVVAGGPVASYEAKLPRLVTRGTTAAFVPAPAAG; via the coding sequence GTGAAGAGCAGGGCGGACGCCGTCGGACTCGTGCTGGCGCGCCCCGCCCGCATGCTCGGTCTCGAGCCCTTCTTCATGGAGCTCATCGCCGGCATCGAGGAGACCCTCGCCGCGGACGGCCGCTCGCTGCTGCTGCACGTGGTCCCCGACCACGAGGCCGAGATCCGCGCGTACCGGCGCTGGGGGCAGGGCGAGATGGTCGACGCGGTCGTCGTGGTCAACCTCGTCGACGACGACCCCCGCCTGCCGGTCCTCCTCGAGCTGGGCATCCCGACCGTCGTGGTCGGCGGGCCGCGCGGCGACCTGCCGTTCTCGAACGTCTGGATCGACAACGCCCAGGTCACGCGCGACGCGGTCCGGCACCTCGTCGCGCTCGGGCACCGTGACATCGCGCGGGTCAGCGGCCCGCACGCGCTCGCGCACACCCAGGACCGTACGGACGCGTTCGTCGGCGAGTGCGAGCGGCTCGGCGTGCACGGCACGGTGCTCGAGGGCGACTACACCGAGGCGTCGGGCACGCGGGCGACGCGCGCGCTGCTCGGCCGCCGGGGTGCCCCCTCCGCCATCGTCTACGACAACGACGTCATGGCCGTCGCCGGGCTCGGCGTGGCCGGCGAGATGGGCGTGCCCGTCCCGGAGCGGCTGTCGCTGCTCGCGTGGGACGACTCGGCGCTGTGCCGGCTCGCGCACCCCCCGCTGTCTGCGATGAGCCTGGACGTGCACGCGATGGGCACCCAGGTGGCCGACTGCGTGCTCAACGTCGTCGCGGGCGGCCCCGTCGCCTCCTACGAGGCGAAGCTCCCCCGCCTCGTCACACGCGGCACGACCGCAGCGTTCGTTCCGGCGCCGGCGGCCGGCTGA